One part of the Deinococcus sp. NW-56 genome encodes these proteins:
- a CDS encoding PQQ-binding-like beta-propeller repeat protein: MARSLLASLLLAVSTAAPAQTTPLTPHLRTTVQTPSLGTGPLASSPDGRTVAVLRLDRVRGSRAPLVLSDARTGQELRRIATTNTYDGALAFSPDGQTLINIGSDVQAYDVTTGRVRWSHSSSDAVPSSPVVVFSPDGTAVYFSHLDTVGNRHLIRSDARTGKATWDAFRITAAAEAPSREESFYGRVLSLAVHPAGAVLASGSFGGGIVVWNAATGQRTGILRDQPSPAQATQAGRAGQTAHGGRVTGLTFAPDGTLISGANDGTVKRWDLATGRKLGEALLPDGVQALTLRPGGKGVLVASGRNVVQLGLPDLRRELVLVGHAEKVESLALSGDRLWTSSEDSTVKRWNLRSGLDEATYGTVKTAAVSPDGRTFALNLGDATVRLTDPRGNTLKTLRGFLPPASPRYEFIGGRSLAFSPNGKGLAGGLFTMSGVIIEKYAAGSAAFLWDVGTGRRERTFPNFPAQELSWSPNGGFLAGVNHVPGNLDTFEVRDVNTGTSVGRGVPSRSGQEQERGGVLAVSVPTVQWVNGQAWVLGMQYPRFEPGKPLSSQWPAGIWRARTGTKVQSLGNLGISVPRLLANPAGTRVAVSGGNGLWLLDARTGKALRSYPQASYRDRAASWQEPRRLLWSPDGKLLALNRGEQGLSLHDGGSGQPLASLPVRAEPLGFSDGRRALVTLNPQGVQVWELRPGR; the protein is encoded by the coding sequence ATGGCCCGATCCCTGCTGGCGTCCCTCCTGCTGGCCGTGTCCACGGCGGCTCCCGCCCAGACCACGCCCCTGACCCCTCACTTGCGGACTACCGTGCAGACGCCCAGCCTGGGCACCGGACCGCTGGCCTCGAGCCCGGACGGGCGGACGGTCGCGGTGCTGCGGCTCGACCGGGTGCGGGGAAGCCGGGCCCCCCTGGTCCTGAGCGACGCCCGGACCGGCCAGGAACTTCGCCGGATCGCCACCACGAACACGTACGACGGGGCACTGGCCTTCAGTCCCGACGGACAGACCCTCATCAACATCGGTTCAGACGTTCAGGCCTACGACGTGACGACAGGCCGGGTCCGCTGGAGCCACAGTTCCAGCGACGCGGTCCCCAGCAGCCCCGTGGTCGTCTTCAGCCCCGACGGGACAGCGGTCTACTTCTCCCACCTCGATACGGTCGGAAACCGGCACCTCATCCGCAGTGATGCACGTACAGGGAAGGCGACCTGGGACGCCTTCCGCATCACCGCGGCGGCGGAGGCACCGTCCCGCGAGGAGAGCTTCTACGGCCGCGTCCTGTCCCTGGCCGTTCACCCGGCGGGTGCGGTGCTGGCCTCTGGCTCTTTCGGCGGGGGCATCGTGGTGTGGAACGCGGCGACGGGTCAAAGGACCGGCATCCTCAGGGATCAGCCTTCTCCTGCGCAGGCTACCCAGGCGGGCCGTGCGGGCCAGACCGCGCACGGCGGGCGGGTGACCGGGCTGACCTTCGCCCCGGACGGCACCCTGATCTCCGGAGCGAACGACGGCACGGTGAAGCGCTGGGACCTGGCGACCGGCCGGAAGCTGGGGGAAGCCCTCCTGCCCGACGGCGTGCAGGCCCTGACGCTGCGGCCCGGCGGGAAGGGCGTGCTGGTCGCCTCCGGAAGGAACGTCGTCCAGCTCGGCCTGCCGGATCTGAGACGGGAGCTGGTGCTCGTGGGGCACGCGGAGAAGGTGGAATCCCTCGCCCTTTCGGGAGACAGGCTCTGGACTTCCAGCGAGGACAGCACCGTCAAGCGCTGGAATCTCAGGAGCGGTCTGGACGAGGCGACCTACGGCACGGTCAAGACCGCCGCCGTCAGCCCGGATGGACGGACCTTCGCCCTGAACCTGGGAGACGCCACGGTGCGCCTCACCGATCCGCGGGGGAACACCCTGAAGACCCTGCGCGGCTTTCTGCCGCCCGCCTCCCCACGCTACGAGTTCATTGGCGGGCGCTCGCTGGCCTTCAGCCCGAACGGGAAGGGGCTGGCAGGCGGGCTCTTCACGATGAGCGGCGTCATCATCGAGAAGTACGCCGCCGGGAGTGCGGCGTTCCTGTGGGACGTCGGCACGGGGCGGCGGGAGCGCACCTTCCCGAACTTTCCGGCCCAGGAGCTGAGCTGGTCCCCCAACGGAGGCTTCCTGGCTGGGGTCAACCATGTGCCGGGCAACCTGGACACCTTCGAGGTCCGGGACGTGAACACCGGGACGAGCGTGGGCCGGGGCGTGCCCTCCCGCTCGGGGCAGGAACAGGAACGCGGCGGCGTGCTGGCCGTCTCCGTCCCCACCGTGCAGTGGGTGAACGGTCAGGCATGGGTGCTGGGGATGCAGTACCCGCGGTTCGAGCCGGGCAAGCCGCTGTCGTCCCAGTGGCCAGCGGGCATCTGGCGAGCACGGACCGGGACGAAGGTGCAGTCGCTGGGAAACCTCGGCATCTCGGTGCCGCGGCTCCTCGCCAATCCTGCCGGGACACGCGTGGCCGTGTCGGGTGGCAATGGGCTGTGGCTGCTGGATGCCCGCACCGGGAAGGCCCTGCGGTCGTACCCGCAGGCGTCCTACCGGGACCGGGCGGCGTCCTGGCAGGAGCCGCGCCGCCTGCTGTGGAGTCCAGATGGCAAGCTGCTCGCCCTGAACCGCGGTGAACAGGGGCTCAGCCTGCATGACGGCGGCAGCGGGCAGCCACTGGCCAGCCTGCCCGTCCGGGCCGAGCCGCTGGGATTCAGCGACGGGCGCCGGGCACTCGTGACCCTGAACCCGCAGGGCGTACAGGTCTGGGAGCTTCGGCCGGGGAGATGA
- a CDS encoding PadR family transcriptional regulator, with amino-acid sequence MPTHDGDLELSLLTLLEGEERYGLELAKELRTLTGGDLDLNAGTLYPALHRMEKKGWLTSDARPSARGGHPLRYYRLTEEGQAALDAKRDAYGRWHQGLTERWGKG; translated from the coding sequence ATGCCCACCCACGATGGCGACCTGGAGCTCTCCCTGCTGACCCTGCTCGAAGGTGAAGAGCGCTACGGCCTGGAGCTGGCCAAGGAGTTGCGCACCCTGACGGGCGGCGACCTCGACCTCAACGCCGGGACCCTCTACCCGGCCCTCCACCGCATGGAAAAGAAGGGTTGGCTGACAAGCGACGCGCGCCCCAGCGCCCGAGGCGGGCACCCGCTGCGCTACTACCGCCTGACCGAGGAGGGGCAAGCCGCCCTCGACGCCAAGCGCGACGCCTACGGGCGCTGGCACCAGGGCCTCACCGAACGCTGGGGGAAGGGATGA
- a CDS encoding PQQ-binding-like beta-propeller repeat protein, whose product MFPACLRLALLGWASAGGGPWPHPVLPTQVHAVVTSPAVPRVVADDTRVYLMAGGHVRAYDPSLRTQLWAAPLKSFGVLAVEGGLVVADDGFTQLHAFGARTGRWVWSAPAARALTWGGRAPISTPLRFLRRAGGVILGSTANDVRAWDAQTGQPLWQVGAGDPIGPFAVDAGVAIFAAHTGLEGYSQGVRVTTGHTVWSNPEGGEPLRVAGGRVFGSGRGSGIVVTEVRSGRSVTVRYTFPALKGAQPESSLRPRRPGLRRGNPARSAACPVPARIRTR is encoded by the coding sequence ATGTTCCCTGCATGCCTGCGCCTGGCCCTGCTCGGCTGGGCGAGTGCAGGTGGGGGTCCCTGGCCCCATCCGGTTCTGCCCACACAGGTCCATGCGGTCGTCACCTCGCCCGCCGTGCCCCGCGTCGTCGCGGATGACACGCGGGTCTACCTGATGGCCGGGGGCCACGTCCGGGCCTACGACCCCTCCCTGCGAACCCAGCTCTGGGCCGCGCCCCTGAAGTCCTTCGGGGTCCTGGCGGTGGAAGGCGGCCTGGTGGTGGCTGACGACGGGTTCACGCAGCTTCACGCCTTCGGCGCCCGGACCGGGAGGTGGGTCTGGAGTGCCCCGGCGGCCCGCGCCCTGACCTGGGGCGGCCGCGCCCCCATCAGCACGCCCCTGCGCTTCCTGAGGCGGGCAGGTGGGGTCATCCTGGGGTCCACCGCGAACGACGTGCGGGCCTGGGACGCCCAGACGGGACAGCCCCTCTGGCAGGTGGGGGCCGGGGACCCGATCGGACCGTTCGCCGTGGATGCTGGCGTGGCTATCTTTGCCGCCCACACGGGCCTGGAGGGGTACAGCCAGGGGGTCAGGGTCACCACCGGGCACACGGTCTGGTCCAACCCCGAGGGAGGAGAGCCGCTGCGGGTGGCGGGCGGCCGGGTCTTCGGTTCCGGCCGGGGGTCTGGCATCGTCGTGACGGAGGTGCGCAGTGGACGCAGCGTCACCGTCCGCTACACCTTCCCGGCCCTGAAGGGGGCGCAACCTGAGTCGTCCCTTCGTCCACGACGCCCAGGTCTGCGCCGAGGGAACCCTGCGCGGAGCGCGGCATGTCCAGTGCCTGCCCGAATACGTACGCGGTGA
- a CDS encoding WD40 repeat domain-containing protein, producing MTKPRSVPRRWRLAAALTCAVLTGAAPALQLSSGGTARLDGHAAGTFDTLNSPAGFAGGLAWGPDGTAYTLDGTRLLYRWNAQTGRPLSRQVLTPPASLPDARADYGPRLLLDGFRADGGALTGPFIRVRGYKKGTPYQTAYTLRADGRAVLGNICAPSQQQLVGCAEGYGVTVLPPRKGRATLRLSGREGPVSDITLPAGQVLDVEPSPDGTRVAALRSVEKRAYDRDAVLYLDIATRDGKVLSRQVLGSFGARRDDEPQVRWVDTGRLLTATPRTTSVTYSASGHQVSLWSLSGQGPRWIVGRGELRDAVPSPDGTLFLTVRDGSVPEVHRVSDGAFVRSLGTPVTASVPLPGGSALVALDTGDGQGELRVVRPGGQGRRLGGSGLEGVTGLVVSPDGQFIAVARSESVAVLDRAGRTLHTFALPENVYRTELSFSGEETLFARLEDGGSNGWQSRTWDARTGRLLSQEPNIRPVGTIQLRTEVRQRPGGGSQSRLSVTDKRGRVLWQEGWRSEYRPYFLPSPDGRAVVRGVARRSKVQPEQADLYLYRLDPRTGQADPGLTLRTGDPREVYRGLRLLDYAKDRRHVLLYEASGDGCGAAFYGLRVADLETRREVKLPAGLTTGLARLTGCGYPTPWPTAAFTPEGTGLLVRDGNALNWWRLR from the coding sequence ATGACGAAGCCCCGTTCGGTGCCCCGCCGCTGGCGGCTGGCCGCTGCCCTGACCTGCGCCGTGCTGACCGGCGCGGCCCCCGCCCTCCAACTCTCTTCCGGCGGGACGGCCCGCCTCGACGGCCACGCGGCAGGCACCTTCGACACGCTGAATTCCCCGGCGGGCTTCGCGGGCGGGCTGGCCTGGGGACCGGACGGCACCGCCTACACCCTGGACGGGACGCGGCTCCTCTACCGCTGGAACGCACAGACCGGAAGGCCCCTGTCGCGCCAGGTGTTGACCCCTCCGGCCAGTCTGCCGGACGCGAGGGCGGACTACGGGCCGAGGCTGCTTCTGGACGGCTTCCGAGCGGACGGCGGCGCCCTGACCGGGCCGTTCATCCGGGTCCGGGGCTACAAGAAGGGGACTCCCTACCAAACCGCCTACACCCTGCGGGCGGACGGGCGGGCCGTGCTGGGGAACATCTGCGCCCCCTCGCAACAGCAACTGGTCGGCTGCGCGGAAGGGTACGGCGTGACGGTCCTCCCCCCTCGGAAGGGACGGGCAACCCTGCGCCTGTCGGGGCGGGAGGGGCCAGTGAGTGACATCACCCTGCCCGCCGGACAGGTGCTGGACGTGGAACCCTCGCCCGACGGCACGCGAGTCGCGGCGCTGCGCAGCGTGGAGAAGCGTGCCTATGACCGGGACGCGGTCCTGTACCTCGATATAGCCACTCGGGACGGCAAGGTCCTGTCGCGGCAGGTGCTTGGCAGCTTCGGGGCACGGCGCGACGACGAGCCCCAGGTGCGCTGGGTGGATACGGGGCGGCTGCTGACCGCGACGCCCCGGACCACCTCCGTCACGTACAGTGCCAGCGGGCATCAGGTCAGCCTGTGGAGCCTGAGTGGTCAGGGACCCCGCTGGATCGTGGGGAGAGGTGAACTGCGGGACGCGGTGCCCTCGCCCGACGGCACCCTGTTCCTGACTGTGCGGGACGGCAGCGTGCCCGAGGTGCATCGCGTCTCGGACGGGGCCTTCGTCCGTTCCCTGGGCACGCCCGTCACGGCGTCGGTGCCCTTGCCCGGCGGAAGCGCCCTGGTGGCGCTGGACACCGGCGACGGGCAGGGCGAACTGCGGGTGGTGCGTCCGGGGGGTCAGGGGCGGCGCCTGGGCGGGTCGGGACTGGAGGGCGTGACCGGGCTGGTGGTGAGTCCAGACGGCCAGTTCATCGCCGTGGCCCGCTCCGAAAGTGTGGCGGTCCTCGACCGTGCCGGGCGCACCCTGCACACCTTCGCGCTGCCGGAGAACGTCTACCGAACGGAGTTGAGCTTCTCCGGCGAGGAGACGCTGTTCGCGCGATTGGAGGATGGAGGCAGCAATGGTTGGCAGAGCCGCACCTGGGACGCGAGGACGGGGCGGCTGCTGAGCCAGGAGCCCAATATCCGCCCAGTGGGGACGATCCAACTGCGGACGGAGGTCCGGCAGCGGCCGGGTGGGGGCTCCCAGTCGCGGCTGAGCGTCACCGACAAGAGGGGCCGGGTCCTGTGGCAGGAGGGGTGGCGCAGCGAGTACCGCCCCTATTTCTTGCCCAGTCCCGATGGCCGGGCGGTGGTGCGGGGGGTGGCCCGGCGCAGCAAAGTGCAACCCGAACAGGCCGACCTGTACCTCTATCGCCTCGACCCCCGCACGGGCCAGGCGGACCCCGGCCTGACCCTGCGGACCGGCGACCCGAGGGAGGTGTACCGGGGATTGAGGCTGCTGGACTACGCCAAGGACCGCCGTCATGTGCTGCTGTATGAGGCGTCCGGGGACGGGTGCGGCGCGGCCTTCTACGGCCTGCGTGTGGCCGACCTGGAGACGCGGCGGGAGGTGAAGTTGCCCGCTGGCCTCACGACCGGGCTGGCCCGCTTGACCGGCTGTGGGTATCCGACACCCTGGCCCACCGCCGCCTTCACGCCCGAGGGGACGGGACTGCTGGTGCGCGACGGCAATGCGCTGAACTGGTGGCGGCTGCGGTAG
- a CDS encoding permease prefix domain 1-containing protein — protein MNDLDRYLDRATRGLPKTERLRIREELQGSVLERAAEHQITGVGSDEALHLALREFGDPAPLASGLRRIHLWPRVGLFGGLSSAAPALGLFTVWPSLAQPITVTTQGLIARCGAKGPPPGERTCSQDDRSFWVGLDSLRAQLQEQGATLKTVTHSFPNPEAAAGGEPARLTETLLEVTWLDTGGVTGRFELPISDARFDAFMQRLHRDLPGKSLLPQQSEQVFTRDGQTFLEGEGLLEALRSSTNRLLTIERPLDGPVVQVGRLRLELGQPGRGIAAEELVERAAEGLLAFGYRVTTFAGGGLLPRQGSRTSQSQGHAQRVRVRGQPGDLYVVVRPMIQPGRSTRGLGFDVVTVGQDGQIVFRTLQPRVRYTSNLRALAQSGSRKAAVALLHLGSGLRWEAEGQLRHRVEVP, from the coding sequence ATGAACGACCTCGACCGCTATCTCGACCGCGCGACCCGTGGCCTGCCAAAGACCGAGCGGCTTAGAATCCGCGAGGAACTCCAGGGCAGCGTGCTGGAACGTGCCGCCGAGCACCAGATCACCGGGGTGGGCTCCGACGAGGCCCTGCATCTCGCCCTGCGTGAGTTCGGCGACCCGGCGCCTCTGGCCAGCGGCCTGCGCCGCATCCACCTCTGGCCCCGGGTGGGCCTGTTCGGGGGCCTGAGCAGCGCCGCGCCCGCCCTGGGCCTGTTCACCGTGTGGCCGTCCCTCGCTCAGCCCATCACGGTCACCACCCAGGGCCTGATCGCCCGTTGCGGGGCCAAGGGCCCGCCTCCAGGAGAGCGGACCTGCTCGCAGGACGACCGTTCCTTCTGGGTCGGCCTGGACAGCCTGCGGGCGCAGCTTCAGGAGCAGGGGGCCACCCTGAAGACCGTGACCCATTCCTTCCCCAACCCGGAGGCAGCGGCCGGGGGAGAACCGGCGCGGCTGACGGAAACCCTCTTGGAGGTGACGTGGCTGGACACCGGGGGGGTGACAGGCCGCTTTGAACTTCCTATCAGCGATGCGCGCTTCGACGCGTTCATGCAACGCCTTCACCGTGACCTCCCTGGCAAGTCGCTGTTGCCTCAACAGAGCGAGCAGGTGTTCACCCGGGACGGGCAGACCTTCCTGGAGGGCGAGGGGCTGCTGGAGGCCCTGCGGTCGAGCACTAATCGCCTCCTGACCATCGAGCGCCCCCTGGACGGCCCCGTGGTTCAGGTGGGACGGCTGCGGCTCGAACTCGGCCAGCCGGGACGGGGTATCGCCGCGGAGGAGCTGGTCGAACGGGCTGCCGAGGGCCTGCTGGCGTTCGGCTACCGGGTGACGACCTTTGCGGGTGGTGGCCTTCTGCCGCGTCAGGGGAGCCGGACGAGCCAGAGTCAGGGCCACGCGCAGCGGGTGCGGGTCCGGGGCCAGCCGGGGGACCTGTATGTGGTGGTGCGGCCGATGATCCAGCCTGGGCGCAGCACCCGGGGGTTGGGCTTCGATGTCGTGACGGTGGGGCAGGACGGCCAGATCGTCTTCCGGACGTTGCAGCCACGAGTGCGCTACACCTCGAACCTGCGGGCACTGGCACAAAGCGGCTCCAGGAAGGCCGCGGTGGCGCTGCTGCATCTGGGCTCGGGGCTGCGCTGGGAAGCTGAGGGCCAGTTAAGGCACCGGGTGGAGGTGCCCTGA
- a CDS encoding SMI1/KNR4 family protein, producing the protein MSPLPPLADVLSRLDQWYATHLPAVWKTLRPGVTDADLDAFEARMALQLPTAFRALYCWHDGQGWSVGGVLGLAFMPLAEVEYTATMWQDIAQGDGADINIDIYVVSHPTGAIREQYAPPSVVPFLSDGGGNAVALDLAPDLCGQPGQVITTGRDETHRYVLAPDLETFLREYLTRLEAGQVTVQALPGYEGEMWASELHDAAGPRGEGYFRLADLYPGFGAAPSRALPPAPEENEPLPLEQALARLDAWLHLHHPDLLDTLSPGASDEELRAAERRLGRALPEGVRVLYRQHRDWGDLLGARSIPVDELGRAGPTTFGEADRRGNLQPFNPHVPPSTPHDWLPLWEAKVGLIGVNLARYGEVRTFGEQVAVRYVLAENLARLFDRYVRLLESGLLRRAGTSLRVPDAAGHLGSGRAEQLFPGFGASPARVASSS; encoded by the coding sequence ATGAGTCCGCTCCCCCCGCTCGCCGACGTGCTCTCCCGGCTCGACCAGTGGTACGCCACGCACCTGCCCGCCGTGTGGAAGACGCTGCGCCCAGGCGTGACCGACGCGGATCTGGACGCCTTCGAAGCCCGCATGGCCCTGCAACTTCCCACGGCCTTCCGTGCTCTGTACTGCTGGCACGACGGGCAGGGCTGGTCGGTCGGTGGGGTCCTCGGTCTCGCGTTCATGCCGCTGGCCGAGGTCGAGTACACCGCCACGATGTGGCAGGACATCGCGCAGGGCGACGGGGCCGACATCAATATCGACATCTACGTCGTCTCTCATCCCACGGGGGCGATCCGGGAGCAGTACGCCCCGCCGTCAGTGGTGCCCTTCCTGTCGGATGGAGGGGGCAACGCCGTGGCGCTGGACCTGGCCCCGGACCTGTGCGGGCAGCCGGGGCAGGTCATCACCACCGGCCGCGACGAGACCCACCGGTACGTGCTCGCGCCGGACCTGGAAACCTTCCTGCGCGAGTACCTTACCCGGCTGGAGGCGGGCCAGGTGACCGTGCAGGCCCTCCCAGGCTACGAGGGTGAGATGTGGGCCAGCGAGCTGCACGACGCCGCTGGGCCCCGGGGGGAGGGGTACTTCCGCCTCGCGGACCTCTATCCCGGTTTCGGGGCGGCGCCCTCCCGGGCATTGCCCCCGGCGCCCGAGGAAAATGAACCTCTGCCGCTTGAGCAGGCCCTGGCGCGGCTGGACGCCTGGCTACACCTTCACCACCCGGACCTGCTGGACACACTGTCGCCGGGAGCGTCGGATGAAGAGCTGCGAGCGGCAGAGCGGCGCCTGGGCCGGGCTTTGCCGGAGGGCGTGAGGGTTCTGTACCGCCAGCATCGGGACTGGGGCGACCTCCTCGGGGCGCGGAGCATCCCCGTGGACGAACTGGGCCGGGCCGGGCCGACCACCTTCGGGGAAGCGGATCGTCGGGGCAACCTGCAGCCCTTCAACCCGCACGTGCCACCTTCGACGCCCCACGACTGGCTTCCCCTGTGGGAGGCCAAGGTGGGCCTGATCGGCGTGAACCTGGCCCGGTACGGGGAGGTGCGGACCTTCGGGGAGCAGGTGGCCGTCCGGTACGTCCTGGCCGAGAACCTCGCCCGCCTGTTCGACCGGTATGTCCGCCTGCTGGAATCGGGGCTCCTGCGCCGGGCCGGAACCAGCCTGCGCGTGCCGGACGCCGCCGGACACCTGGGCAGCGGCCGGGCCGAGCAGCTCTTCCCCGGCTTCGGGGCCAGCCCGGCGCGGGTCGCGTCGTCTTCCTGA
- a CDS encoding WD40 repeat domain-containing protein codes for MKSSLLAALLTLSGGASAVTLPIERVLSGHTGWTTGAALSPDGRQLALISRSAVYLTQVGSGRQTALAGHLGVVTGAAYTPDGKTLLTSGSDGTVRRWDAGSGKRLSTLQACGLTPDAANSHEWATSLAVRSATDFTVSCAGTVQVWRGGQRVRTLPGDLAAYSRNGTRLAVSNGGRPLKLYDAQTFEEKAEFALPRLARPIDVFTTPGPPSALAFSPDGTRLAVAFSDSMPKVENFQAAVYDTASGALLFELNGYPDLVQGLAYSPDGKTLAATGRSSAKLYDAGTGRELRRLQPPNTRIGVNAVAWTPDGRQVIATSTRKGAEVLDLSGRVSRTYTAPADMVPALAWNPAGTVLATGGMDGQIVLWKGTAPLSRWQAHQGGATGLLGVNDLTFSPDGIRLVSGGQDGTLRFWTPGGKRLTSIGLKSNTVGLPQFSGDGQTLLFGEGTALYLGNTARLLRKAEWPIQPVTQALYQARGQAGFLDPLLWRKQTGETFWQFKGTGGSTFAARLLPDHRTVRELSAASNGTALSQYDALTGKMIRKILPASTFENAYTASLGADGRRFAFGKTDGTTELWSVDSRLNVRRLASFPGEGRVYKTAISPDGRFVAARRGESVTVYDVRRGAEVGTYQGLAASSSALAFNPAGTRLAVGSGTAQRGGTVTVFEVR; via the coding sequence ATGAAGTCAAGTCTCCTGGCGGCGCTGCTGACGCTGAGCGGCGGGGCATCCGCGGTCACGCTCCCCATCGAGCGGGTGCTCAGCGGTCACACCGGCTGGACGACAGGCGCGGCCCTCTCGCCGGATGGGCGGCAGCTCGCCCTGATCTCGCGCTCGGCGGTGTACCTGACCCAGGTGGGCAGCGGCAGACAGACGGCCTTGGCGGGTCACCTCGGCGTTGTGACGGGGGCCGCGTACACGCCCGACGGTAAGACGCTCCTGACCAGCGGCAGTGACGGTACCGTTCGGCGCTGGGATGCGGGCAGCGGGAAGCGGCTGTCCACCCTGCAGGCCTGTGGTCTCACGCCAGACGCGGCAAACAGCCATGAGTGGGCGACCTCGCTCGCGGTGCGGTCGGCCACCGATTTCACTGTGAGCTGCGCCGGAACCGTGCAGGTCTGGCGCGGCGGGCAGCGGGTCCGGACCCTGCCGGGAGACCTGGCCGCGTACAGCCGGAACGGCACCCGGCTGGCCGTCTCGAACGGTGGGCGGCCCCTGAAGCTCTATGACGCGCAGACGTTCGAGGAGAAGGCCGAGTTCGCCCTGCCCCGGCTGGCCCGGCCCATCGACGTGTTCACGACGCCCGGTCCGCCAAGTGCGCTGGCCTTTTCCCCGGACGGGACCCGGCTCGCCGTGGCCTTCAGTGACAGCATGCCCAAGGTCGAGAACTTCCAGGCAGCGGTGTACGACACCGCCAGCGGAGCATTGCTGTTCGAGTTGAACGGTTATCCGGACCTCGTGCAGGGGCTGGCCTACAGCCCCGACGGGAAAACGCTGGCGGCGACCGGGCGCAGCAGCGCCAAGCTGTACGACGCGGGCACGGGCCGGGAACTCCGGCGCCTCCAGCCCCCCAACACCCGCATCGGTGTGAACGCAGTGGCCTGGACCCCGGATGGCCGTCAGGTGATCGCCACTAGCACCCGGAAGGGCGCGGAGGTGCTGGACCTCTCCGGCCGGGTGAGCCGCACCTACACCGCTCCGGCCGACATGGTGCCTGCCCTCGCTTGGAACCCGGCGGGCACTGTGCTGGCCACAGGTGGCATGGACGGGCAGATCGTGCTCTGGAAGGGTACGGCTCCCCTGAGCCGCTGGCAGGCCCACCAGGGCGGCGCCACGGGGCTGCTCGGGGTCAACGACCTGACCTTCTCCCCGGACGGCATCCGCCTCGTCTCCGGGGGGCAGGACGGCACCCTGCGCTTCTGGACGCCCGGCGGGAAGCGGCTGACCAGCATCGGCCTGAAGTCCAACACGGTGGGCCTGCCGCAGTTCTCCGGGGACGGCCAGACCCTGCTGTTCGGGGAGGGGACGGCGCTGTACCTGGGGAACACGGCCCGGCTGCTGCGCAAGGCGGAGTGGCCCATCCAGCCCGTCACCCAGGCGCTGTACCAAGCCAGGGGTCAAGCCGGGTTCCTCGACCCGCTGCTGTGGAGGAAACAGACCGGGGAGACGTTCTGGCAGTTCAAAGGCACGGGCGGCAGCACCTTCGCCGCACGGCTCCTGCCTGATCACCGGACGGTGCGCGAGTTGTCCGCAGCCTCGAACGGCACGGCCCTGAGCCAGTACGACGCACTGACGGGCAAGATGATCCGGAAGATCCTCCCAGCCTCGACTTTCGAGAACGCCTACACCGCCTCGTTGGGCGCGGACGGGAGACGCTTCGCCTTCGGGAAGACCGACGGCACCACCGAACTCTGGAGCGTGGACAGCCGGCTGAACGTGCGGCGCCTGGCCTCCTTCCCGGGGGAGGGCCGGGTCTACAAGACGGCGATCAGCCCGGATGGTCGCTTCGTCGCTGCACGGCGCGGCGAGAGTGTGACTGTCTACGACGTGCGCCGGGGGGCCGAGGTCGGGACGTATCAGGGCCTCGCGGCCTCCTCCTCCGCCCTGGCCTTCAATCCAGCGGGCACACGGCTCGCGGTGGGCAGCGGTACGGCGCAGCGCGGCGGGACGGTGACGGTGTTCGAGGTCAGGTGA